A window of the Gossypium hirsutum isolate 1008001.06 chromosome A03, Gossypium_hirsutum_v2.1, whole genome shotgun sequence genome harbors these coding sequences:
- the LOC107963896 gene encoding BEL1-like homeodomain protein 8 isoform X1, with amino-acid sequence MSFLGMDMSKFKLESHVAQQSRRDKLRVHHLGLNPDLVQVRSVRNANLLYDPTFVSPHQELTEDEESCSREMPANGSCKVPGDPQSCGDWVMGYGINQNPMFDAAMGYPKPNYSEICSQDSKRHCGELHFVSSSLYDVVTTASLGTQGLEMASMTHQASALQCGNGGGAWTNIRPVLEDGQQWADAATNTTQGLSLTLSSNTTCGAAQFTDDQFCSHRFKESQDSKALNTAHLYSMQKPSIISKGSGNSTCVPLGPFTGYATILKNSKFLKPAEQLLDQYCHIANSKLAKVCETSDAVIGDIGDLASADDANAVDMEDRAIKGNNSGASISSFCSSNEISVAVGIGSSSSCRPEYQQKKAKLLYLQEEVCRRYKLYYQQMQMVVSSFESVAGLSSATPYVSLALKTVEKNFRCIKNAISDRVRHICRALGEDLLSSTTGASSSKGDINMSRLKYEVQKSGGVNVGFLEPQQQGWRPQRGLPERAVAILRAWLFEHFLHPYPTDTDKHMLATQTGLSRNQVSNWFINARVRVWKPMVEEIHMLESKGLAENNPNSSKTTEAKSPSTNRPNEDQRIDRPCINATSMEQLTCSGTAVAGTTGDAHDTERWFHDKPLRMDFRIPTSMEGSLLSFAPYEQSRLEMGGLGAVSLTLGLRHGVETAQAHQHQHRHRQQQYQSQEDQLQRPFGGQMVHDFVG; translated from the exons ATGAGTTTTTTGGGTATGGATATGAGCAAGTTTAAACTTGAATCGCATGTAGCACAGCAAAGCCGGCGAGATAAGTTGAGGGTTCATCATTTGGGACTAAACCCAGATCTTGTTCAAGTTCGTAGTGTTAGAAATGCCAATTTGCTTTACGACCCAACATTTGTTTCACCCCATCAAGAGTTAACAGAAGATGAAGAAAGCTGCAGCAGGGAAATGCCTGCAAATGGTTCGTGTAAAGTACCAGGTGACCCACAAAGTTGTGGTGATTGGGTGATGGGTTATGGGATCAACCAAAACCCTATGTTTGATGCTGCTATGGGGTATCCGAAGCCTAATTACAGTGAAATTTGTAGCCAGGATAGCAAAAGGCATTGTGGGGAATTGCATTTTGTTTCATCTTCTCTTTATGATGTTGTTACTACAGCTTCTCTGGGTACTCAGGGACTAGAAATGGCTTCTATGACACATCAAGCAAGTGCTTTGCAGTGTGGCAACGGTGGTGGTGCTTGGACGAACATTAGGCCTGTATTAGAGGATGGCCAACAGTGGGCTGATGCTGCTACTAATACGACCCAAGGGCTATCTCTAACTCTTTCGTCGAATACCACATGCGGTGCAGCCCAGTTCACAGACGACCAGTTTTGTTCCCATCGCTTTAAGGAATCTCAAGATTCAAAAGCTTTAAACACTGCCCATTTATATTCGATGCAGAAGCCATCTATAATCAGTAAAGGTAGTGGGAATTCAACATGTGTTCCCCTTGGTCCATTTACAGGATATGCAACTATTCTTAAGAATTCAAAGTTTCTGAAACCAGCAGAACAATTATTGGATCAATACTGCCATATAGCCAACTCGAAGCTTGCTAAAGTTTGCGAGACATCCGATGCGGTCATAGGCGACATCGGTGACTTAGCCTCGGCTGATGATGCCAATGCAGTTGATATGGAGGATAGAGCTATTAAGGGAAACAACTCAGGGGCTTCCATCTCGAGTTTTTGCAGTTCTAATGAAATTAGTGTTGCTGTTGGCATTGGGAGCAGCAGCTCTTGTAGGCCTGAATACCAGCAAAAGAAGGCAAAGCTTTTATATCTGCAAGAAGAG GTTTGCAGACGATACAAGCTATATTATCAGCAGATGCAAATGGTGGTTTCGTCTTTTGAATCCGTAGCTGGTCTTAGTTCTGCCACTCCCTACGTTTCCTTGGCTCTCAAGACGGTAGAAAAGAACTTTCGGTGCATAAAGAACGCAATCTCGGACCGCGTCAGGCATATATGTAGAGCCCTGGGGGAGGATTTATTGTCCTCAACTACCGGTGCTAGCAGTAGCAAAGGTGATATAAATATGTCTAGGCTAAAATATGAGGTCCAGAAATCCGGGGGAGTTAACGTGGGCTTCCTTGAACCCCAACAACAAGGCTGGAGGCCCCAGAGAGGCCTACCAGAACGTGCTGTGGCAATTCTTAGAGCTTGGCTCTTTGAGCATTTTCTTCATCC GTACCCTACAGACACGGATAAGCATATGTTGGCCACTCAAACCGGACTTTCTCGGAACCAG GTGTCTAACTGGTTCATAAACGCACGAGTTCGAGTTTGGAAACCGATGGTTGAAGAAATACACATGCTCGAAAGCAAAGGCTTGGCAGAAAACAATCCAAACTCGAGCAAAACAACTGAAGCAAAATCTCCTAGTACCAATCGGCCTAATGAAGACCAACGTATCGACAGGCCATGTATAAACGCAACTTCCATGGAGCAATTGACTTGCTCAGGAACGGCTGTTGCGGGGACTACGGGAGATGCCCATGATACCGAACGCTGGTTTCATGATAAACCTTTGAGGATGGATTTTCGTATCCCAACAAGCATGGAAGGTTCGTTGTTGAGTTTCGCACCGTATGAGCAAAGCAGGCTTGAGATGGGAGGGCTCGGAGCTGTGTCACTTACCTTGGGACTCAGGCATGGTGTAGAAACCGCACAAGCACACCAGCACCAGCACCGGCACCGGCAGCAACAATATCAGTCACAGGAGGACCAACTGCAGCGGCCATTCGGAGGTCAAATGGTCCACGACTTTGTTGGCTGA
- the LOC107889056 gene encoding protein argonaute 5-like: MAVVIKDTANEAVHLSKIWQNCTTIENGKPTQYHVLFDENGFTADILQVLTNSLCYTYARCTKSVSIVPPAYYAHLAAFRARYYIEDEMSDSGSTGGGRKPKDKVVEVRQLPSIKDNVKEVMFYI, from the exons ATGGctgtggt GATCAAAGACACTGCCAATGAAGCTGTACACCTCAGCAAAATCTGGCAAAACTGCACA ACCATTGAAAATGGCAAGCCCACACAATACCACGTTTTGTTTGATGAAAATGGCTTCACTGCTGACATCTTGCAAGTGCTCACAAACAGTTTATGTTACAC GTATGCGAGGTGTACCAAGTCTGTTTCCATAG TGCCTCCGGCATACTATGCTCACCTCGCTGCTTTTAGGGCACGCTATTATATTGAGGATGAGATGTCGGATAGTGGGTCTACTGGGGGAGGCCGAAAGCCGAAAGACAAGGTTGTAGAGGTTAGGCAGCTCCCCAGCATAAAGGATAATGTGAAGGAAGTGATGTTCTACATCTGA
- the LOC107963896 gene encoding BEL1-like homeodomain protein 8 isoform X2 encodes MSFLGMDMSKFKLESHVAQQSRRDKLRVHHLGLNPDLVQVRSVRNANLLYDPTFVSPHQELTEDEESCSREMPANGSCKVPGDPQSCGDWVMGYGINQNPMFDAAMGYPKPNYSEICSQDSKRHCGELHFVSSSLYDVVTTASLGTQGLEMASMTHQASALQCGNGGGAWTNIRPVLEDGQQWADAATNTTQGLSLTLSSNTTCGAAQFTDDQFCSHRFKESQDSKALNTAHLYSMQKPSIISKGSGNSTCVPLGPFTGYATILKNSKFLKPAEQLLDQYCHIANSKLAKVCETSDAVIGDIGDLASADDANAVDMEDRAIKGNNSGASISSFCSSNEISVAVGIGSSSSCRPEYQQKKAKLLYLQEEVCRRYKLYYQQMQMVVSSFESVAGLSSATPYVSLALKTVEKNFRCIKNAISDRVRHICRALGEDLLSSTTGASSSKGDINMSRLKYEVQKSGGVNVGFLEPQQQGWRPQRGLPERAVAILRAWLFEHFLHPYPTDTDKHMLATQTGLSRNQNVAS; translated from the exons ATGAGTTTTTTGGGTATGGATATGAGCAAGTTTAAACTTGAATCGCATGTAGCACAGCAAAGCCGGCGAGATAAGTTGAGGGTTCATCATTTGGGACTAAACCCAGATCTTGTTCAAGTTCGTAGTGTTAGAAATGCCAATTTGCTTTACGACCCAACATTTGTTTCACCCCATCAAGAGTTAACAGAAGATGAAGAAAGCTGCAGCAGGGAAATGCCTGCAAATGGTTCGTGTAAAGTACCAGGTGACCCACAAAGTTGTGGTGATTGGGTGATGGGTTATGGGATCAACCAAAACCCTATGTTTGATGCTGCTATGGGGTATCCGAAGCCTAATTACAGTGAAATTTGTAGCCAGGATAGCAAAAGGCATTGTGGGGAATTGCATTTTGTTTCATCTTCTCTTTATGATGTTGTTACTACAGCTTCTCTGGGTACTCAGGGACTAGAAATGGCTTCTATGACACATCAAGCAAGTGCTTTGCAGTGTGGCAACGGTGGTGGTGCTTGGACGAACATTAGGCCTGTATTAGAGGATGGCCAACAGTGGGCTGATGCTGCTACTAATACGACCCAAGGGCTATCTCTAACTCTTTCGTCGAATACCACATGCGGTGCAGCCCAGTTCACAGACGACCAGTTTTGTTCCCATCGCTTTAAGGAATCTCAAGATTCAAAAGCTTTAAACACTGCCCATTTATATTCGATGCAGAAGCCATCTATAATCAGTAAAGGTAGTGGGAATTCAACATGTGTTCCCCTTGGTCCATTTACAGGATATGCAACTATTCTTAAGAATTCAAAGTTTCTGAAACCAGCAGAACAATTATTGGATCAATACTGCCATATAGCCAACTCGAAGCTTGCTAAAGTTTGCGAGACATCCGATGCGGTCATAGGCGACATCGGTGACTTAGCCTCGGCTGATGATGCCAATGCAGTTGATATGGAGGATAGAGCTATTAAGGGAAACAACTCAGGGGCTTCCATCTCGAGTTTTTGCAGTTCTAATGAAATTAGTGTTGCTGTTGGCATTGGGAGCAGCAGCTCTTGTAGGCCTGAATACCAGCAAAAGAAGGCAAAGCTTTTATATCTGCAAGAAGAG GTTTGCAGACGATACAAGCTATATTATCAGCAGATGCAAATGGTGGTTTCGTCTTTTGAATCCGTAGCTGGTCTTAGTTCTGCCACTCCCTACGTTTCCTTGGCTCTCAAGACGGTAGAAAAGAACTTTCGGTGCATAAAGAACGCAATCTCGGACCGCGTCAGGCATATATGTAGAGCCCTGGGGGAGGATTTATTGTCCTCAACTACCGGTGCTAGCAGTAGCAAAGGTGATATAAATATGTCTAGGCTAAAATATGAGGTCCAGAAATCCGGGGGAGTTAACGTGGGCTTCCTTGAACCCCAACAACAAGGCTGGAGGCCCCAGAGAGGCCTACCAGAACGTGCTGTGGCAATTCTTAGAGCTTGGCTCTTTGAGCATTTTCTTCATCC GTACCCTACAGACACGGATAAGCATATGTTGGCCACTCAAACCGGACTTTCTCGGAACCAG AATGTAGCGAGTTAA